The region ATTTAACTCTGATCGGAAATTGTTACGGAATTTGGTGACATACTTAGTTGCTGATTTTCCATCCTTTTCCTTTGGTTTTTCCACCAACCAACTGGGgcattaaattaatcattgatttatttattcttctgcatgtgatgaaaatttatatgaaatgtgATGGGTgccaaaaattaattattgaatgtAACTAATACTTGCTCAAATGAACAAGTATtctgaagcaaaagaaaaagaaaaagaaaaaataaaccaaaagtcACAGACACCCTTCCTTATTTTCTATTCTCCCTCCCTTAAAAACCAACTGCTTTCCTTTTGCAAACTCTGCTAATTAATAAGGAAATTTAggcttcttttttaaaaagaacaaaaaataaagttgagcttcatagatttttcttttctcccctAAGGCTACAGTTATAAAATTTCCCAATCATATCATTCTTAAATATCCACCTGCATTGAggggttaaattttttttaaaaaaaaaaacctgccaAGCTTTTCAAATGATATTCTgtcaaaataaatggacttGGTAAAATGCTCAAACATGATATGCTGCTTCTTTTGTATCTTTCTGTATTTATGGGTCTTACAATTGATTTCATTCCTCTGCTAAgctaaagaatttttttttattcctatgATATGTCATAGAAGTTTGCTCATATTGtcttgttttttgaattttcaattgaAGCACTACTCCTTGGATATTAATGGAGGTCATTTAGAcaattcatttttcattaaattttgaacGTTGTTGATCTTGTGTTGCTTAAACGCATTTGAAATGGGGGATATATCAAAACACCTGATTGGATattgtttgtggttttttgattttttttattccctCCCCCATTTAATTAGTAACCTGATATTGTTCTTATTTATTGAGTGCTATGTTTCTTGAGTGCTTATCTTGTAAttatgaactaaatgataatgcattgatatatatagttatttgttacagaaaattttaaatggATTTATCAGAATTGGACTTAATTTCATAACACGAAGATGATTGTTCATTGACAAATATTgaacttgatgatgttgtgcccatcgaaatggaccctcaaaatggtatgttggACACTTCATGCttacctttaatttttgtaacattataaatgttattatttatagttgggttctttacaccatatttatttatttatttcttttcattttgtgatagatgaaaatgaaattgttGCTAATGACCAATTGAATGATGGTGTGGATAATTGTCGGTCCAAGGCCAAGCTCATAGATGGAGATAAAGTTGTCGAGGAGCCTAAGAACGGTATGCTATTTGGCTCCATAGAGGAAGTCGTTGACTATTATAGGAATTATGGAAAGCAAGCGGGTTTTGGTGTgacacaaaagaagaagaaaaagtatgaaaatggaGATGTACATTACATCACTCTGACATGTGCTCGCGGAGGCAAAGCATCATCCAGTTCAAGTAATAACCTTTGCAAGACTAGCAAAACAAgcaaaacggggtgtaaggctaCTTTGAATGCAACGTTAGTGGATACATCGTGGTATGTGACAAATGTAAATCTAGGGCATAATCACGACTTAAGCCCAGGTAAAGCGAGATACTTTCAGTGCAACAAGAAGTTGGATCCTGCTACGAAGAGAAAGCTTGATATAGATGATAGAGCTGGAATCCGTACGAATAAAATTTATAACGCACTAGCCGTTAAAGCGGGGGGATATGAGAATCTtacatttggagagagagagtgtcgcAATTATATTGCGAACTCAAGACGCCTTCGCCTTGGTACAGGAGGTGCCACAGCACTTCATGACTATTTCAATAgaatgcggaaagtaaatgatgatttttattttgatatagaTGTGGATGATGAGTGTAGGCTGAGAAATGTATTTTGGGCTGGTGCACGAAGTAGAGCATCATATTAAGATTTTGGTGATGTGGTTACATTTGACACAACATACTTAACTAACAAATACGAAATGCCATTTGCCCCTTTTGTGGGAGTAAACCATCATGGTCAATCAATTCTTTTAGGGGCGGCATTAATTTCAAGTGAGGATACGGcgtcatttgtttggttgtttgaggcaTGGTTGAAATGCATGAAGGGCCGTGCGCCAAGAGCAATTATTACAGATCAAGATAGGgccatgaaaaatgctattaatAAGGTGTTTCCGAATGCCCAtcatagattttgtttatggcataTACTGAAAAAACTTCCGGAAAAGTTTGGATCACATTCACAATACTATGCCATTAAGAGTGACATACGAAATTGTGTGTATAATTCTCATACATGTGACGAGTTTGATGCATGTTGGCAGAGTATGCTTGAGTGTTATAATCTGGAGGAGAATGCATGGCTGCGTGGTTTATACAGTGAACGAACATTTTGGGTACCAGCATATTTGAATGATGTATTTTGGGCCGGCATGACTACCACACAACGTAGTGAGAGTATGAATGCcttttttgatggttatgtgcaATCGTCCACCTCATTGAAAGAATTTGTGGATCAATTTGATAACGCTTTGCGTAGGAAGGTTGAGGTTgagaatgttgctgatttcgATTCCTTCAATACCACCATTTCATATGTGAGCTATTGGCCCTTTGAGaagcaatttcaaaaaatttacacCCATGCAAAGTTTAGAGAAGTTCAGAAGGAGATTTCAGAGATTATGTATTGTGGTTCTTCTCTTTTAAAATGTGAATGTGGAATTCGTACCTATCAGGTGATTGAACGGGTAGAAATTAATGAATCCTATAggaaaaaaatcgtttttaatGTTTGCTACAATGGCCCTGTATGTGAAGTAAATTGAAGTTGTCGTTTGTTTGAATCAAGAGGAATTTTGTGCAAACATGCCATATCCGTGTTGACTACATTTGAAGATGTGGATTTGTTGCCTGAAAAGTATTTTCTAAATCGATGGAGGAaggtgatgtgcaaattttaatactcgcaagcgcacaaatcgtttgcaatatagtgtatgtgcaagtgcgagatcgtatccacagggaattgcgttgcaaaaattaatttctatttaaactaattctattttaacctagttccgaatttggtgaatgatagaaaaataaaataaaataaagggaaaagaaaaaagaaatgtactaaggttttagaatccacacccacccaatcacaacaacatattcTCAAGTTCGtaaatacacatccgaagttttCACCGTACAAATCTTTTGTatattctactatgcttcaaaaattcattgaatcattcattgaatccgttctttgtacaaatcacaaaagatatccggtttaaaccaaatcatcaaatatatccgtagaacgaaacacaatgaatatccaatgttttgacaagttaaaaatccaagcaatcaattaaatgagactattctcaaatcatcacatgtatccggaaatcacaatagatatccaagtaTTCATCTCaacaattgaaaagaagtagaatatTAGAAATATTAAATCTAATAAAATCGGATGGTATACActcacataaaaatataattgctcttcaaaggtgaggtttcatcctcaaccttagttgagaaattagctactcatggataaaaataaaatgctgaattttattaaagacataaagaaaataaaagacttacaaaagagaaaattgcatGAGAAATACTATAAATGAGGCCAACTGCCGccttatgtacaaagaggctcacgCCTCTACTCCCCACCACCTTACAAGAGAAAAGCGTGATATTTAAAAGCAAGTCCTAGGGTTTTTGAGTGCCATTAGGTCAATACATCTCTCAATCTCTAAGGCGCCGCACGTCCTTCTTACAAGAGAAAAACATGCTTTAATTACCACCAATCGCTGGCCTCAGCACTAATTAAGGACAACTTGTCTCTTATTCAGCCGGTTATGGAAAGAATCCTTGGAGAAATTGTCGCACTTGACCCTCTCCACgtagaaaaatgatagaaatacattacttttacaacaagtgtacaacaaccCTCTCACATGAGGTGGGCCCCACAGTGTGTAGAGCCCACCTCATGTGAGAGggttgttgtacacttgttgtaaaaATGTTGTACGGGAATCGGTTCTCCTCCACGTAAAGATTGGTTCTATTCTTTCCTGGAAAGAATTGTGTCTTGCCAAAAGTGACGCACACTGGGCCCACGTAATTAAAGATTTGCTGCTCCTACCTTTTTGAAAGAAATCCGTGAAAAACAAACTCACGCAGGTCTTGGAGAGACTTTGAGAGTCGAGTGCCCAGGTATGGAAAGAATTGTGTGCTGCTTATTTGGTTACCAATTAATGCTCCAGATTTGCTTGCGCCTCCATGTTCacgctattttggaaagaaatcggTGGTCAGGTCTTCAGCTATGGAAACATGCACGTCCGTTTATTTTGGTGCTGGAACGGCTCTTGTGCGTGGAAGAAGACTTGCGTGTGCTGCCCAATTTGGAGGGAGATATGTGCTTGATTCGGTCCCCACAAGTCTAGAAATTGATTTGCACTTTCACCGAAAGAAATTAAAGCTTGGTGGTCCAAagtgaaa is a window of Alnus glutinosa chromosome 4, dhAlnGlut1.1, whole genome shotgun sequence DNA encoding:
- the LOC133866114 gene encoding protein FAR-RED IMPAIRED RESPONSE 1-like, producing the protein MDPQNDENEIVANDQLNDGVDNCRSKAKLIDGDKVVEEPKNGMLFGSIEEVVDYYRNYGKQAGFGVTQKKKKKYENGDVHYITLTCARGGKASSSSSNNLCKTSKTSKTGCKATLNATLVDTSWYVTNVNLGHNHDLSPGKARYFQCNKKLDPATKRKLDIDDRAGIRTNKIYNALAVKAGGYENLTFGERECRNYIANSRRLRLGTGGATALHDYFNRMRKVNDDFYFDIDVDDECRLRNVFWAGARSRASY